One stretch of Psilocybe cubensis strain MGC-MH-2018 chromosome 6, whole genome shotgun sequence DNA includes these proteins:
- a CDS encoding Lipase 1 has translation MGALIGSTVTLDYGKFKGKQNTTNGIISFRGVKFADAPTKNLRWAAPISPPSKNLGTVDASKFGAECIRTTQTTVATKTSEDCLFGNIFVPNNTHVGDNLPVLVWFHGGGFQSGSTHSFLPDLLMASSSQPFVFASFEYRLGQFGFLGGSEIASNGSINAGLLDQRAALKWVQRYIGQFGGDSGHVTVWGQSAGAGSIMYHLMANGGDTEGLFHAAIMDSPPLVYTPAFNDAYDEDIFQQFAQLAGCGSGTSAAKKGQLSCLRGLTSTAVAKAGSKLLDARPDTLFLFAPVVDNALIQERPVEAYQAGRFAHIPVISGSNTNEGAHWASTIPDPAANTSLANATETTVFNFLIGQYPNLTSESIINTGFSLYPLNDFGGNVSLQGQQMYGEARYICSALMATPAVPAFGDSAYQYHYDNPHLGSNHEDELQAFFNPPTDADHNDLALFEIMREYLTSFVTTGKPVSKSGPEWQPVNSDSSFSRILFNPQNSVMERVDDALVSRCNFWHGITNENLT, from the exons ATGGGTGCTCTTATTGGCTCCACAGTGACGTTGGATT ACGGGAAATTCAAGGGAAAGCAGAATACTACGAATGGGATAATTTCATTCCGAGGTGTCAAGTTTGCAGACGCTCCGACGAAAAATCTACGATGGGCAGCCCCTAtttctcctccttccaaGAATTTGGGTACTGTGGATGCGAGTAAG TTTGGCGCCGAATGCATTCGGACGACTCAAACTACTGTGGCGACTAAAACATCTGAGGATTGCCTTTTCGGCAAT ATCTTTGTGCCTAACAATACACATGTGGGCGACAATCTTCCAGTACTAGTATGGTTCCATG GTGGGGGATTCCAATCTGGCAGCACGCATAGCTTTCTTCCCGATTTACTTATGGCATCAAGTTCTCAACCATTCGTATTTGCTTCTTTTGAATACCGTCTCGGCCAATTTGGATTCTTGG GAGGATCAGAAATTGCTAGCAACGGGTCAATAAACGCTGGGCTCTTGGATCAG AGGGCTGCTCTGAAATGGGTCCAAAGATACATCGGTCAATTTGGAGGGGACAGCGG CCACGTCACAGTGTGGGGTCAGTCTGCAGGAGCAGGATCCATAATGTACCAT CTCATGGCAAACGGTGGAGATACTGAAGGCCTCTTTCATGCGGCAATAATGGACAGTCCACCTCTTGTCTACACGCCTGCATTCAATGATGCCTACGATGAAGATATCTTTCAGCAATTCGCACAGCTTGC AGGATGCGGAAGCGGAACGAGCGCCGCCAAAAAAGGACAACTAAGCTGCCTTCGCGGACTCACCAGCACTGCGGTGGCAAAAGCCGGAAGCAAACTACTCGATGCCCGGCCGGAtactttatttctttttgctccAGTTGTCGATAATGCCCTGATTCAGGAAAGGCCAGTCGAAGCCTACCAAGCTGGTCGGTTCGCCCATATTCCCGTCATTTCAGGCTCGAATACAAATGAAGGTGCTCATTGGGCTTCCACCATCCCGGATCCTGCGGCCAATACATCTTTGGCAAACGCAACAGAAACCACTGTCTTTAATTTCCTTATTGGACAGTATCCTAATCTGACTAGTGAAAGTATCATCAACACCGGATTCTCTTTGTATCCGTTGAACGACTTCGGTGGTAATGTTAGCCTGCAAGGTCAGCAAATGTATGGTGAGGCTAGATATATTTGCAGTGCTTTAATGGCAACTCCTGCCGTTCCGGCTTTCGGGGATTCTGCATACCAATACCA TTACGATAATCCTCACCTGGGTTCCAACCATGAGGACGAGCTGCAGGCGTTCTTTAACCCCCCTACAGATGCAGACCATAATGATCTAGCACTCTTTGAAATCATGCGAGAGTATTTGACATCATTCGTAACTACGGGCAAGCCTGTTTCCAAATCTGGCCCAGAGTGGCAG CCCGTCAACAGTGATTCTAGCTTTTCACGCATCCTCTTTAATCCACAAAATTCTGTGATGGAACGAGTTGACGACGCACTGGTTTCTCGCTGTAATTTCTGGCATGGCATAACGAATGAAAATTTGACTTGA